From Topomyia yanbarensis strain Yona2022 chromosome 1, ASM3024719v1, whole genome shotgun sequence, one genomic window encodes:
- the LOC131688241 gene encoding general odorant-binding protein 99b-like gives MINLVQITKLLVISGLLLTAPIQANEKLNRLIEVCSTGLDVSQDQIKRYRKVDFPDDTATKCMLRCIGLNLGVYDDLSGVHMHDTWLMFREGRNDSDERAFADQHYRCIGGQLARVPENDYCGRVYAVYQCYKDEFETLMRKLGNSSG, from the exons ATGATAAATCTAGTTCAAATCACAAAGTTACTGGTGATCAGTGGTTTATTACTGACAGCACCAATT CAAGCCAACGAAAAACTAAACCGACTGATCGAAGTCTGCAGCACTGGACTCGACGTGTCACAGGATCAAATCAAGCGCTACCGAAAGGTAGACTTCCCGGACGATACGGCCACCAAGTGCATGCTGCGTTGCATCGGTCTAAATTTGGGCGTTTACGACGACTTGAGTGGAGTGCATATGCACGATACCTGGCTTATGTTCCGAGAGGGACGCAACGACTCGGATGAGAGGGCTTTTGCCGATCAGCACTATCGATGTATTGGCGGTCAGCTGGCGCGAGTACCGGAGAATGACTACTGCGGTCGGGTGTACGCCGTTTATCAGTGCTACAAGGACGAGTTCGAAACGTTGATGAGAAAGCTGGGGAATAGTAGTGGTTAA